In Anthocerotibacter panamensis C109, the sequence AGAGCCAGTTGTCTGCGTGTCTGTTGGAACAAAGCATTCGCGCACTATCTTTATAAAGCGTAGCAAGATAAAGAGAAGCAAGCATTCCCAGTGTCAGAACTCAATGCGTATCGGGAAGTTTTGCTATGGTAAGAGGGTAAATTTTTAGATTCCCAAAGTGTGCTATGGAAACCAAGCACTATACCCTGCCCCTGCTCTGCTGTCTATTTTTGACCAGCCTGCCCGCCCTTGCCCAGTACCGTTCGACTCCAGCGACAACCCCCGCCCGCGTTTGTTCCCTATCTAGAGGAGGGCAAGTGGGGCTTTATCGACAAAACCGGCAAATACGTTGTCACCCCAGAATACGAAGCTGCTAGGAATTTCAGCAATGGGCTGGCTGCCATAAAGCTCAATGACCTGTGGGGCTTCGTTGATAGGCGTGGGTTTGTGGTGGTTGCTCCTGAGTTGGAGGAAGTTTTTCCGTTTGTGGAGGATTTAGCTTCAGTCAGGAGCGATGGAAAGTGGGGCTACATCGACCGTACAGGAAGAATGGTGATCGAGCCCGAGTTTGATTTTGCCACCCCTTTTTGAAATGGCGTGGCCCGTGTAGGCGTAGGGGATCTGCGGGGTGAGCATACAACCTTCCTTTATAGATAAACAGGGCAAGACTGTAGACCCGCCTCCCCAAACGGGTGCACCCGCTAAACCCTAACCCTTAGTCAGATGTTGCCTGAGGAAGCTGACCATCGTCTCGAAGGCATCCAGAGATTCCCGGTAGCGCACCGAGTCCTGACCGACCTGTTGGATAATTTTGTTGCGGTAAATCAAGAAGCCGTGACCCGCTTGGGGATAGAGCTTGAGTCGGGCTGGTTGCTTGAGACGTAGAAACTCTTGATACAGTTCTTCTGCTTGACTGGGCGGGGTGAGGATGTCTTTAGCTCCTTGCAGAATGAGGGCTGGAGCCTGGAGCCGGGAGACTACTGCCAGTCCGTAGCGCTTGCGAAAGTTTTCGGGTACGTCCTGCGGACCCTTGCCATATACCTTTAAGGTCAGGCTGTCGCTGCCGAGTTGTTTTGACTGCTTGAGATATTCATACCATTCATAAATATTCGCCACCCCATAGCCGAAGACGAGCGCTCCAAACTTTTGGGGGGCGCGACCGCAGGCGAGCAAACTCACTAAAGCTCCATGGCTCGTGCCCACTAAGCCCAACCGACCGGGAGCCACCTCCGGGCGCGTACTCAAAAAGTCTGCTGCCGCAAGCAGATCCGCGACCTCCCCTTGAGCGACCTCAACTTCACCCTCTGAGCCATCCTCGCCGCGATAAGAAGGGGCAAAGACTAAAAAGCCTCTGGCAGCTAACTCAGCAGCCCGTTCCTGCGTCGAGGGCGTGACCCCTTTATTGCCATCGTGGTTAAACAAAACTCCAGGAGCCGGGGTCTGCGTAGGTACCCAGAGCACCCCTTTGACCTTGAGCCCCTCGCTCGGGTAGGTTACCCAATAGGATTTGACCGGGCCATCTCCCAAAGGTTGGATGTCAACAGCGGCTCTAGCCGCAGGAGCAAAGGCCATCAGCCCACCCAAAAACCAACGACGTGAATAGAGGAAACGCACGGAGCACCCCAGGCCAGCAACCGCCTCTTAGTGTAGCGAAAAGGTGTATCGTGCGTCCTTCTGGGATAATGGGGCCAGAGTTTCCTGAGCGCTACCATGAACCCATCGGCTGTACTCACCCTCGCCCGTTGGATGGCCGGGGACTTCAGTAACCGTGTACAAGCCTTCCGCGAACCGGCTTTCTTTTCTCAGATCCGCGTCTGCCATCGTCCCTTGCCCTATGACCTTTTTAAAGGAATCAGTTTCTATGTAGAGCAGGCTTACGATGTGTTTTTGGACACTCCCTATCGGGTCCGCGTACTACATTTTGTGCCCCAAGAAGATGCGGTCCTTATCGAAAACTATGTGTTAAATGACCCGCAACCTTTTATCGGAGCTGCCCGCGAACCCCATCGCCTCCAGCAGCTAACTCGGGACAATCTGGAACAGTTGGTGGGCTGTAGCATGATCCTACGTGAGATGAACGGGGTATTTTGTGGATCGATCGAGCCTGGAAAGGGCTGCAAGGTTGTCCGCAAGGGACAGGATTCCTACTTGGTCAGCGAAGTCGAAGTCCACAATGGAAAATTCTTCAGCTATGACCGAGGATTTGATCCCAACACCGATCAACAATTGTGGGGCTCCTACGCGGGTCGCTTTGAGTTTGACCAATGGAGCGACTTCAGCCTTGAGGTCCCGAGCTTCCTTTAGGGCCGCTGGCCCTGACTTCACTAGCCCTAGTGACTGACAATCCTGTCACTCTGCTTGTCAGCGTGTTAACCTCGCAGGGAGTCACTGGCACGCTGATTGCACCAAACCATATATTTACATTTCTTTATAAGATGCCAGCTTGCGCCCTCTGCCTTATCCTCCCAAAATCCCCGTGGTGCTGGTGGTCTATTTATAATTCTTTACGTTCATGCAAGGTCAGTTCATGTATTACTTGAAATGTGGCTGAAAGAGACAGAATCATTTAAGAATTTTGCTCTTTTGTTACGCCACTGCCGCGGGTGGGGGGAGTATCTTGCTTTTCTTCCGGCGGTCTCTAGTGGGGAACTCAGTCTCTAGACTTGTCTTGGGATTGCGCTCACGCTAACCACACGGCCTCCAGCCATGGAAGCCTGACCTGAGATCTTTAACTGCTTAGGAGAACTGTCGATGAACGATGTATTCACCAGGGCCATTGCTCAGGCTGATTTGAAGGGCTCTTTCCTCCTTGAATCTGATCTGGACAAGCTCGCCAGCTTTGCAAAAGAAGGCGTCAAGCGCCTGGATGCCGTCGCCGCCCTGACCAATAACGCGCCCGCTATCATCAGTGATGCCGCCCACAAACTCTTTGCTGAACAGCAAGAATTGATTCAGCCCGGTGGTAATGCCTATCCCCACCGCCGTATGGCCGCTTGCTTGCGGGATATGGAAATCATCCTCCGCTACGTCAGCTATGCTCTGCTTGCGGGTGACGCCTCGGTTCTCGATGACCGCTGCCTCAATGGCCTGCGCGAGACCTACAACGCTCTGGGCACTCCGACCCAGTCTGTAGCCCGTGCCGTTCAACTGATGAAGGATGCTGCGATGGTCCACCTCAAGAGCACGGCCAACGTCACTGTTGGTGACTGTTCTTCCCTCTATTCTGAGGCCGCCACCTACTTCGACAAAGCTGCTGCCTCCATCGCCTAAGTACACGTAGTTTGGGAGATTTTCATTCATGTCCAGAACTGTAATTACCGAAGTTATCGCCACTGCCGATAGCCAGGGCCGTTTCCTCAACAGC encodes:
- a CDS encoding alpha/beta hydrolase family protein; the encoded protein is MRFLYSRRWFLGGLMAFAPAARAAVDIQPLGDGPVKSYWVTYPSEGLKVKGVLWVPTQTPAPGVLFNHDGNKGVTPSTQERAAELAARGFLVFAPSYRGEDGSEGEVEVAQGEVADLLAAADFLSTRPEVAPGRLGLVGTSHGALVSLLACGRAPQKFGALVFGYGVANIYEWYEYLKQSKQLGSDSLTLKVYGKGPQDVPENFRKRYGLAVVSRLQAPALILQGAKDILTPPSQAEELYQEFLRLKQPARLKLYPQAGHGFLIYRNKIIQQVGQDSVRYRESLDAFETMVSFLRQHLTKG
- a CDS encoding WG repeat-containing protein translates to MPSTVRLQRQPPPAFVPYLEEGKWGFIDKTGKYVVTPEYEAARNFSNGLAAIKLNDLWGFVDRRGFVVVAPELEEVFPFVEDLASVRSDGKWGYIDRTGRMVIEPEFDFATPF
- a CDS encoding chromophore lyase CpcT/CpeT; translated protein: MNPSAVLTLARWMAGDFSNRVQAFREPAFFSQIRVCHRPLPYDLFKGISFYVEQAYDVFLDTPYRVRVLHFVPQEDAVLIENYVLNDPQPFIGAAREPHRLQQLTRDNLEQLVGCSMILREMNGVFCGSIEPGKGCKVVRKGQDSYLVSEVEVHNGKFFSYDRGFDPNTDQQLWGSYAGRFEFDQWSDFSLEVPSFL
- a CDS encoding globin family protein — its product is MNDVFTRAIAQADLKGSFLLESDLDKLASFAKEGVKRLDAVAALTNNAPAIISDAAHKLFAEQQELIQPGGNAYPHRRMAACLRDMEIILRYVSYALLAGDASVLDDRCLNGLRETYNALGTPTQSVARAVQLMKDAAMVHLKSTANVTVGDCSSLYSEAATYFDKAAASIA